TCGGCCCCACCATCCACTTGCCTCAACAGTTATCATGATTTACCTCATTCTTGTTGGCCTTGGGGTCGGCTGGCGGGGGCCCTAGGGACAAGGGTTATTGTCTTTTATGTTTTAAGAAAGTGATACCATGTTGGCTTCTATAAATTGTAAGTTTCAGAATTTGGTTAGTGTGCTTGTGCTTACTCTTGCTTCATAGCATGATAGTTTAAGTAGGCTATAGGTATGATATGaatttgcatgcttatgtttgagtttatgattatgccatgtctAAGTTGCTATGCATTCTCATGCTATGTTGATGCACAAATCTATGCTTAAGCTTATGTTATGAATATTGTATGCTTGTGCTTAAGTTTATGTTCATGTTCTTCTTATGTCTAATTATAATACATTGAGGTGATAGAGGTAAATTACGGAATTCTAGGTTTAGGTATATGTTTATGTTTCTTCCTATATCTTATCATGATAACATTTATAGGTTACATGTTAAGTTTGTAGATCCTTAGGATTTAACATGCTATGAAGATAATTATGACAATGATAAAGATTTATGGATACCATGAGGAGAATGCCCTAGAGGGAGTCAGTTTACGGGAAAATGCCCTAGAGGGAGCCCAATATTGGGTAACTTGATTGTAATaaagtgataatgataatgataaagattTAATGAGGACACCGTGAGGGAAAATACCCCAGAAGGAGTCTGTTTACGGGAAAAAGCCCTAGAGGGAGCTCAATATCGAGTAAGTTAATTGTGAtaaaatgataatgatttgaTGAAAATACTGTGAGGAAAAATGCCTCAGAGGGACCCTGCTTATGGGCCAAGGCCTCATAGGGAGCTCAACATTATATTTCCATAGGTCACGACCCAGTGACAAAAGGATTGCTGGAGACCCCGTCAACTATAGGCCAAGGCATAGTAATGGAAAAGTGGTTGCTGATGGCATGCCGCCTGGTACCATAGTTGTATATGCTAAGGTTGATCAATCGACCATATGATGATAGCTAGTCACTGTCAACGATCCAACTGTGCCTTAAAAAGATTTTGCGATATATGATCCTTTTTAGAAACATGGTTGTGATAATCGTATAAATACGTAACTTGGTATTCGTGAATGGGACGGGGGTTATGATCGGTGTCCTTATGTCGGGAGCCCACTAGCTCTATGTAGTTATATTTATTTTCATGCTAAGCTTATTTACACACTGATGCTCATGATTAAGTCTATTGCTATGTGTATGTTTATGTCATGCAAGtatgcttatgcttatgcttatgtttatgtatatgctcatgattatgtttatttcatgtttagtttatttacACACCTATACTTATGTTTATGCTCGTATGCCTATGTTGACGCCTATGCTCATGCCTATAATATGCCAGTAGGTAAGTCCTAAGTTACCTAGCCTGGACATCCCTTAGTACACAAGACTATAGGTGCTAATTAATACATAACATGGTTCTGAATATGATGAGTTTCTTGACTCacagattataattttttttttcaagaaaggAGACGAATGAGGTAGGAGGCAATGACCAGTGAGCTAGCTCAGGACAATGACAGTACAACCCGAAGATCTTCCAGTCTAGTTTCCGCAAAGCTAAATGTTTTTTTCGTAGAATAGGTTCAGGGACCATATGACCAGCGTCAAATGTTATTAGTAGTTATTGTTACAAGTAGTTCGGTTAAATTGAGAATATGTATAATGGTAGTACAATTATGATTCGAGAAGTCCGCATGCTTGGGCACGTACAAAAAAAGGGGGTATTTCATCAACTGATATGGCCAATTAAAATAGTGATCTTGTGGAGATATAGCAAAAACTACTTGGTCTGCCCATCAAATGATAGaacaaaaagaaatattaaatCACAAATATTTTAGCTGTTGACATGGACATTTAAAGGTATGCTTTTGTccaaaagaaagaagaacaagtcaCATATATAGGTTTTGAGCGGGAAAATTCTTACACCATAATTTAAACTTATGAAACTTGATTAGGtaatataagattaattaagttatttataCTAATTTGGTAATTACTTCAAAACTAGATGTCAGCTTTTGAAGATACAATAATTTGTGATATCTTATAATTTATCCTATGAAAAATCAacagtaaaaaaaacaaaaggtaaCAAGGTAACCAGTAAAGACCTTTAAAGCTTCAGATTTCTTAGACCAAAACATCCACCGTATGATTCCTTCTGTTCCTGCAATTAAGGAGGTTTTAAGATTCTCAGAATTCCCTAATTCTTGTACATCAATGATAGGGAGAATGACTTGGTTAATTTAAGGATTCAAAAGTTTATCGTAAGCCTAAGGAATCATAGTGGGCGCAGTGCTATGGAGGAATCGTTGTGAAGACATGCGATGGAGGCCAGTGGCTAGCAACGACGATGATAGAGATGCGTGAGTGTGGGTGAGAGGAGCAGGATGGAGAGAGCGGGTTAGgaaggagaaagggagaggagCAACGATAGGGATGGATGAGCATGGGTGAGAGGAGTGGCGACGGCgagagcaaagaagaaagaatcagcatgAGCATATAGTAGGGTTGGGGGGATCGACTTAGAGCTACGTTATATAGTAAGGAAAATAATAGATGTGCTTAATTTACATTATTAGCATGTTATATGGTGCGTTCAGTGGTAAGGAATTGACGTATTTGGCGCTTCTTCGAAGGACCCGATCGGCTTGTTGTTTAGTTTGCGAATGGTTGGGTTTTCCGCACGCCATCAAAAGAGCAAAGCCGAGCGAACAAGCCACAAAGTTCCTCGTTAGAGGATGCGCCTGTCCGGGGCGGACGGAAAGGGAAAGCACCCCTGCTTGACGACTCATTCGAGTATATCGACCGATAGTTCTCCCAGGAGATCCTGGATGACCAATTGCCATGACACTATAGGCCATTAACGATCGGGGAATACATGGGAGCAACCAACCCAGAAGATCACCTAATCAAATTCGACAACATGGCCACACTTCACCAGTTTACAGATGGAGTCAAATGTCGGATATTCCTCATTATACTCTTCGGATCAGCGCAGAGGTGGTTCAAGCGATTGCCGATCGGATCCATCCGCAACTTCAAGAACTTCCAAACGACGTTCCTCCAACACTTCGCGAGCAGCCGCTGCTATCAGAAGACTAAAGTCAACCTGTTCATGGTCAAGCAAAGGCCCAAAGAAGCATTACAGACCTACATTAAAAGGtttaaccaggtggccatggaagTTTCATCGCCCACTCTAGAAATCTTAATAAGTGCTTTCTCCCAAAGACTGGTAGAGGGCGAGTTCTTTCGATCACTCATCTGGAACCCCCAAGAGACTTTGATCATCTGCTTGGGTGGGTTACTAAGTACATCAACGTCGAAGAGACCCAGGCGGCTCGGAAGAAGGAAGTGATCCCTAAGCCTTCCATTGTCCCAGAGCGCCGAGTGGCTCACACACACCAGTCGCCCTAGGGGCCCCGAGTGGGTACCACGCAGTAACATTCATAGCCTCGAACCCATGCGGTGAAGACTGAGCAGACGAAGATTGCCAAGCCTAGACTATGGATGTCGCTCTTCTGTTCTTATCATCGGTCACTAACGCACAACATCAGAAACTTCTATCTGCTCAAACCAAACCACGCCAACCGACACCTTCAAGATTTCACCGTCGGTCTCCGACACTCGATCACTGCCATCATAGTCGATTGGGGAGACAGCAAGAGGAAGTCAGGCCGTGAGATGAGCACCTCCGACAGTAGCCCTCGCGGTGAGAATACGAGAGGCCTGCAAGGTCATCTGCCGAGCAGTCATGCCCGTCAACTCGGGAAGAAGAGGACCAAAGCAACGCCTCTAGGGGTGACATTGATTTGATCACGGGAGGCCCGACCGATAGAGATTCTAATCAGGCCCGGAAGTCGCACGCCCGGCGACTGAAAATACATGCTGTTAGATGCAGCAAGTGTTAGTTGCTATGcgaaatatcatactggttcccctgtacaaaaattttgtacaagttttgaacctttactaataacctattgtgttatttagaaattaaattaggaatcgcaaacggaacttaacattattgattccaaatttaacttatctgttcttagaggtttagacttggatcacaaacgatacttaacataaaggaaatatttaattttaaaacactcttttaaatcatgaggatggttaaaaaagaaaagttttatcaaaaattaaaatattcctttcaactacaaataaggaaagatttcaaacctttcacttaatcttttgtagaaagttataaaaggaaagatttaaattttaaactctcttttaaaaccatggaatccacttaagaaaaattttaaaaaataaaatcattttaattttattgtggccgaccacctaagcttggactcaggctagggccgaccacacttcatcccatccaagccatgtcttggccgacccttgcttgggctccaagcttgccttggccggccacataaggatgggtaagaaggtgggtatggatgtgtataatactttataaataagagactacgatagggaccgagaggagtaattggttttggtctctcgatgaaattaagcttctcgtgttcgccccgaacacccaacttaatttcatcaataataattcataccactaaagaattattattgaactaccgcaccaatcctaaattatattttgggctccttcttatcatgagtgtgttagtctccctgtgtttaagatatagaatgtccactaattaaatgagttactgataactcacttaattaatatctagctccaagagtagtactactcaaccttatcattatgtcggactaagtccacttgcagggtttacatgacaatccttatgagctcctcttggggacatcatcaacctacattactaggatacagtttccttctataatcaataacacacactataaataatatcatttcccaacttatcgggcctattgatttatcgaactaaatcgcaccctttgataagtcaaagaaataaatactagatatatgtgcttgttattatatcatgattaagagcacacacttccataataacaaaggtcttgttcttttatgtagtcagtacaaaaagaacttaccttaaatggtcctactcaatacactcagagtctACTACTGTAATTTTattgttaagataaactaatatcaaactacaatacaactattccaatggtttattccttttcatcttagtcgtgagctactatttacaatttataaggaattgataacatgatcttctgtgtgagatcacacaccatgttatcttcaatataaattaattgaacaactacacttaacttataaatatagacatttaaccaatgtgattcttatttctaaataaatgtttatataaaagttagacttttagtatacactctaacagcaagGAGAAGACAGAAGGGCTAGAGATCAGTTTCGCCCCACGGGACTTGGACGAAGTAGAAGTCCCTCATGATGATGTCTTGATCATCATGTCAACCATTGCTAATTATAATATTCACCGTACTTTTGTAGatacagggagttcggtgaacatcatacTCAAGAAGGTGTTTGAGCAGCTTCAGATCGAGCAGAGCAAGCTCTAGCCTATGACAATACCATTATATGGATACACAGATAATGAAGTTTTGTCGATTGGCTAGGCTCTGCTGGCCATATCACTCGGGGAGGAGCCGCTCAAACGGACGAGGACGACCAACTTCATTATGGTGGATGCCCTGTTAGCTTACAATGTCATTTTGTGTCGACCAACACTCAATAAATTCCGAGCGATCGTCCCTGCATtttgctagaagatcaagtttcggTGGAGAACTCGGTCGGGGAAGTAAGGGGCGACAAGCTAACTGTCCGTCGATACTATGTTGAGATGGTAAAGATGGAGGCGCGTGCCACTCGGAAAGCACAACGACTGGAAGTGAATGTAATCTTTGAAGAGTCTTCCGCCCTagtatatgaagaaaaagaagaagtcatATATGCATCCCAACCggccggaggccacgactttcatTGCTGTTGACCTAAGTGTAGAAAGGAAAGTAGAGTTGGTTGCCTGTCTGAGGTAAAACCATGATGTGCTTGCTTGGGCGACTCATAAGCTCCTGAGAATCTCACCGAGTGTGGCACAACATAAGTTGTACGTCCGACCAGACGCCAGACcagtaaaataaaagaaaagagatttcagcgcggAGGAGGATCAGATCATCTGAGCGGAAGTAGAAAAGCCACAAGAGGCCGGCTACATATGCAAAGTGCAATTTCtgagctggttagctaatgtggtgctAATCTCCAAGTCAGGTAATAAATGATGGATCTGCATTGACTTTAGAGACCTGAACAAGATCTGCCCAAAGGACTACTATCCACTGTTGCgcattgatcaaatggtggactccacggctggCTGCGAGCTGATTTGCATACTGAACGCATACTAGGGCTAGCACTAGGTTTCGCTTGCCAAGGAGGATCAAGAGGAGGTCAACTTCATTACGGCGGACGGAACTTTCTATTATAATGTGATGTTGTTCGACCTAAAGAAAATCGGAGCCACTTACTAGAGACTAATAGGCAAAGTGTTCCGAAGGTAAATTGGTCGAAACATGAAATTATACGTCgatgatattttgataaaatccctccgagctatTGACCTCTATGCAGACATAGAAGAGACTTGCCGAACGCTAAGAAGGTATGGAATCAAACTCAATCCAAGTAAATGCCTGTTCAGAGCAAGAAGCGGACGCTTCCTCATTTACATCGTGACCGAGTGGGGGATTGAAGAAAATCCAAGCAAAGTAAAGACGCTCTAAAATATGTCACCTCTGTGCTACCTGAAGGAAGCTCAGCGGTTGACCGGACGGATCACCGCCCTGTCAAGGTTCATATCCAAGTCGTCTGATCGGAGCCACCCTTTCTTCAAGGTTTTACGCCGAACtactaagtttcaatgggacaCCGAGTGCAACAAGGCGTTGGAGGAGCTCAAAAGTTATTTAACTTCCTTACATGTATCGACAAAGTCTATCGTTGGCGAGTCACTCTGGATGTACTTGTCATCCACACAGCAAGCGGTCGGCTCAGCGTTGGTGTGACAAAATGGCACTGAACAACAGTCGGTGTACTTTTTAAgacatatattgaaagatgctaaATGCCGCTACACCTATCTCAAAAAACTGGCCAAATGATTCAAGAGTCTGGTACATAGGCATGAGAgaaggctcgcttataactcggtcgaactatgcgagagtctgggacttaagCGCGAGAGCAAGTTCGCTTATAATTCGGCCGAatgacacgagagtctgggacttgaccGTGAGagtaaactcacttataactcggctgaacTACCCGAGAGTTTGGGACTTAAGCGCAAGAGCAAATTCGCATATAATTCGGTCGAACGACATGAGAGTCTGAGACATAGGTGCGAGAgtaagcttgcttataactcggtcgaacaaTGCCAGAGTCTTGGACATAGGCgcgagagcaagctcgcttataactcggtcaaatgGTTAGAGAATCTAGGATAGAAGTGcgagagcaagttcacttataactcggtcgatcggCACGAGAGTGATCTGGGACTTAGGTGTGAGAGCAaacttgcttataacttggtcgaacggcgcgagagtctgagacttaggcgcgagagcaaactcacttataactcgatcgaacgGTGCGAGAGTCCGGGACTTAGGcgcgagagcaagctcacttataactcgttcgAACGACGCAAGAGTCTAGGACTTAGGCTTGAGAGTAAGCTTGCTTATAGCTTGACCGAACGACTCGAGAGTCTGAGATATAGACGCGAGAgcaagcttgcttataacttggtcgaatgaCGCGAGAGTCTGGCACAATCGAACTTTTCGAGCGACATTTGCCTGCACTTTTATTGAGCACAAACAACATATTTATTCACTACAAGCATACCCTTAAGTCCGATAAGGTTGCAAGTGGTTGGCACTCCACGATTGCTCCAAGTTTCTTCCCTTTGTGTCTTTAAGGTAGTAGGACCCCGATCGTTACGGGTCGGAAGTAGCTCGGTAATTTATCCTCCAATATTTCCTAGGAAAATGACATATTGACTCTCTAGGGGGAGCTACTAGCCATCAGAGCTCTCCCCTTTCGATCTCCCGGGCGAGCGTATTTTCAGAAGATGAGCCTTGTGACCTTTCCGCTCAACCTACACCATCTATGGGTGTGCGGAACAACGCTCGGTGATACGTGACTGAGGATGGGGGCATAGGTGAAAGGCTAATCGGCTGTGTAGGTGCTTACGTAAAGCTAGCTGGAGGAGTAGGAAGCCATTGACACATGATTGGGCCGTCCACTCGGGTTCCGTGCTCATCCTGAGGGTCGGTCATAGATATAGCCAGGTCGTTAGGTAAAAGACACCCAGTCATTGCTTGTTGTTGTACTAATCTCTACTCGGGCGATTAATAACAACTCTAAGTCTTCTTGCGACAAAATTACTGTGGTGGGTCGTCCAATCTCGTCCGTCTTCTTATTTCAGATGCTTGTGAAGTTCCCATGGACGGCGACAAATTTAATCATGTCTGAAAGTGAGGAACATGACATACTGGATAGGTGGCTTTGCTGTTGACCTTACGAAGACTCTGAGTTGGCCAAAAATGACTCCGAGCGGTCTTGCATGGACTAAGGAAGGATCTCCGACGTaggcactccgacgctcaagtcaatgacCGATCGAGTAGAAAATAATGAACAATGGATGTGTACGCATACACGTACCTGCGTCTGTAGATAGAGACTTCATTTTATAGTGTTACTGTTTCCTTTATGCACGAATCTTGACGCATTGCCAAAAAAGGACATACCATAATATTACCTTAACATCTTTTCCAAAATGAAACCCGCAATCTCTACATTTTGTATGGTAAAAACTTCTAGTGCTCAGCTGATATAGAAAATATTTTCTTGATTCTCAGACAGTTGTCACATAAAACAACAAAGAAGAACGTTAAACCATTGGGTTGAGCGATCCTTAGCACACTGAACTGACAAATGGACCAAATCCCTTTTATAGTCTAATTGGATATCGCTTATTGAAGGGGTCTGGTCGGATTTAAGAAATGCTATCCGAGACTGGATTTAAGAAATGCTATCCGAGACTCAATTTTCGCTTGACATATCTGTTTGACCAAAGAGTTCGGTAATATTAAGTGTTCAACTTGTCTGATTAGATTATAAATTTGATCAGCTAGATTACTCAGTTAAAATAGTTGATCTTATTGCATAGTATCAACTTTGACCGCCACCCTAATCAGACTTTGACCCTACTTCAGGACCAGATTATTCGCCGTATCAATCTCGTACcaaatctgaatttttttttcatcCATCGCCATTGTACAACACACGGCCTCTCCATTCGCTCGCTAATTAAGCATTAGATCGGATTAATTAACACCTAATTAGCTACCGTTGTCGAGGGGCTTCCAGAAAGGGCCGGAGGGGCGGCCACGGGGAGGGGATCTGCTGCCTCTGGCTGTGGAGGAACTGGCGGTGGTGCTCCGGTACCGGCGTCGCATGCGAGGAGGCGACGGTGGCCGGGAAGGCGGAGTTGGAGTTGGAGTTGGAGACGCGCTCGCAAGACGGGCACATGGTGAGCGTGGTGGGAGGAGTCATGTGCGTGTACAGCTGCGGCGACAGCTTCAGGGCTCTCAGCTCTTGCACCTCCTTCTGCAGCCTCCGGTTCTCCTCCGTCAGCGTCTCGCAGCACCGCCTCAAAAAGTCGCAGTCCACCTCCGTCTGCTTCAGCTTCGTCCTCGCCCTCCGGTTCTGGAACCACACCTCCACTTGTCTCGGCCTCAGGTTTAGCTGCTTCGCCAGAGCCATCTTTTGCTTCTGAGATCGCCCAAACCAGATTAAGTCCGTCATTTCGAGGATTAAAGATGGCGGAAGAGGAAGAAATTAGGGATCGGGGAGAGGAAGGCTTACGGGATTGAGAGTGTTGTGCTCCTTGAAGCTTTCTTCCAGCACGGCCGACTGGTCCTTCGAGAGCCGGAGCTTCTTGCGGGATCCGTCCCCGCCGTCCTCGTCGTCGCTAATCCCTCCGCGGGAGCAGGACCGATCCGCGTCGAGAAGCTCGTGATCgccgaggagatggtggctgccaTCGCGCTCCGCCCTCTTGCCGCTCACGCTCGAGAGCGTGCTATTGGGCGACGACGCACCCGCATCCTCCTCGCTGGCAACATCCCTCCCTCCCGGCGACCGATTCACGTCGATCCCCCTCAGCAGCGGCAGAGCCGGCCGCCCCGCCTCCTCCTCTTCCGCCGACAGTTCCGCCGCCGATCTCTTCTCTGCAAAATCAAAACCTATCTTCAAGATCGACGCCTTTATCGACCagatctaaaaaaataaaaaataaaaactaggcAAAGTGCATACCTGCCGCTGACTCAACGGCGAGAAGCTGAGCCGCCCAGTGGGCGCTGCGGAGACAAGGGAACGGCGCCGGCGAGGCAACAGAGGACATCAGGTCAAgcggctgctgctgctgctgcttgtAACTGGCTGTGCTCAAACTAAGGCTGAGCCCTAAATCCTCCTTTCCTAGCATCATCTTCCTCCTCGTTCCTTTCCCGATCGCTTTATCTTTCTCGATCGATCTCTGTACTTCCCCTACTCTTTTGATTCCCTTCTCACTTTCCTCGCTTAATCCTCTGTAAAAGCTTTAATCCTTCGATATTCCGAGATGTGGAAGACCGAGCGAGAAGAGCATAATATATATAGTCGGCGTGGTTCAATGATTACTTAACTTGTACATGTGTGTTTCATGCTCTGTGTCCATCCTAATCATGCACGCTTTTTGCTAACCGTGGTTAGTTAAGCTGCTCACGGCTCTTTCCGGCTCCCACGGCGGCTTTTGCTTTGACCGCTCCCCCATTTCATAATCACCTACACGTTTCATCAACTTAAATAATTCCTCTTTATTCAAATCTTTTtgctattatttaaatttaaaatgtgtattttttttcaaggaaaataaaaagggatagAGGGAGCATGATGATGATTGGCATAAATAACATGGGCACAGTAATAGGCAGGCCATGTTATGATTGCCTCCCAGTTGGGCAATTATTACAGCCTGTTGATGTTGATACGACATGGCGTCCTACACAACATTCAATGTCCCCCGTTCATGCCATGGCCCTCATCATTGTGTCCCTCTGAGCACAGCATCCGTGGCCCCCACCACCATCACCACATCATCATTGCCCATCCCAAAACTCCCTAATTATTTtccacaataaataaataaacaaattaattaataaataaataaaattgagaaaaattctcaatcacaattttaattttacaGGTAAAATCCACTCATAACAAATTTTATTTCAACTctcaaaattttatttacttcaactccctcatgtaAATATTATCTAATTGTCTTtcaaattttttaggtacaacaggtccaaaaataagtataatttctcttaaattcagtactttacattagaattgaatatatttttttattaaattgggcatattttttcctattttaatataattactcctaaattcagcaccatataaaaaaaaatctagtatattttctatccaattaaatatcatttaaataaaatatagtatattttctatccaattgagtattatttaaataaaatctagtatattggagtatattttctattaaaattatactttatatttttttagatataaatagtctaaaaatgagtataatttctattaaattcagcattttaaactagaatcgagtatattttctattaaattgagtacgactttttttctatttaatataattcctcctaaattcagtaccatttaaaaaaatttaatatatttttcatcttagtactatttaaagaaaatctagtatattttctattcaattgagatgaaaaaagaatcgtactcaatttgatagaaaatatattagattataGATTAATTTACTGAATTTAAGAGGGTTTAtagttatttttagattttttatatttaaaatattaaggataattagataaatatattaaattaaggtgtgaaaataaatttttttttttaatagggAGTATGTTTACTAATGGGACTGCATGCAACTTTTCGCTTAATAAATACAAACTGTGCGCGACTGTATCTCCCAATTATTCCTCTCCAGTGCCAACCCAACACTCCGAGCCGTTTGAAGCCGCGGCTGCGCCGAGCTGAGGATAAGGCTGCGTGTACAGGCAGGAGGGATGGGGGTTTCACGTGGTCTAGTGGGCGAGGCGGAGTCACATGGGCCAACATGTCCCTGCCGTGTCACGTGGCTACACACCCAGAACATGACCCGCTCGTGGCCCCACCCGGTCGCCCCACTTCCCGACCGCCCACGCTCCGTAATCATTTGCTCTCCTTCCCGACTTTTCTCCGTTTCGACGTGCTCCCAATTATGGAGGCCACCTGCGCTGATTATAATAATCATACTCCCCATCCCGCCATCCAATTTATTCCCTCCGATTTCCAGTCACGAAATTACCTTCGTTT
This region of Zingiber officinale cultivar Zhangliang chromosome 9A, Zo_v1.1, whole genome shotgun sequence genomic DNA includes:
- the LOC122021206 gene encoding homeobox-leucine zipper protein HAT4-like isoform X2 → MMLGKEDLGLSLSLSTASYKQQQQQPLDLMSSVASPAPFPCLRSAHWAAQLLAVESAAEKRSAAELSAEEEEAGRPALPLLRGIDVNRSPGGRDVASEEDAGASSPNSTLSSVSGKRAERDGSHHLLGDHELLDADRSCSRGGISDDEDGGDGSRKKLRLSKDQSAVLEESFKEHNTLNPKQKMALAKQLNLRPRQVEVWFQNRRARTKLKQTEVDCDFLRRCCETLTEENRRLQKEVQELRALKLSPQLYTHMTPPTTLTMCPSCERVSNSNSNSAFPATVASSHATPVPEHHRQFLHSQRQQIPSPWPPLRPFLEAPRQR
- the LOC122021206 gene encoding homeobox-leucine zipper protein HAT4-like isoform X1; this encodes MMLGKEDLGLSLSLSTASYKQQQQQPLDLMSSVASPAPFPCLRSAHWAAQLLAVESAAGFDFAEKRSAAELSAEEEEAGRPALPLLRGIDVNRSPGGRDVASEEDAGASSPNSTLSSVSGKRAERDGSHHLLGDHELLDADRSCSRGGISDDEDGGDGSRKKLRLSKDQSAVLEESFKEHNTLNPKQKMALAKQLNLRPRQVEVWFQNRRARTKLKQTEVDCDFLRRCCETLTEENRRLQKEVQELRALKLSPQLYTHMTPPTTLTMCPSCERVSNSNSNSAFPATVASSHATPVPEHHRQFLHSQRQQIPSPWPPLRPFLEAPRQR